GGTATTCCTTGTACTACTAATTGTGACTCTATAACATCTCGTGTTGTTCCAGGTAAATCAGTAACGATGGCGCGATCGCAACGACTCCAAGCATTGAGTAAACTTGATTTTCCCACATTAGGACGTCCAACAATAGCTACTTTCAAACCATTGCGTAATAACTCTCCCTTATCTGCGGTACTAAGAATTTCCTTAACTTCTGTGTAAACCTGATCGAGTTGTTGTTTAATTCCTTCTATTTCTAAGGGGGGTAAATCCTCTTCAAAATCGATTCTAGCTTCTATTTCGGCGAGAATATCTAAACAAGTCGAACGTAAATGAGCAATTGGTTTACCTAACTTACCCTGTAACCCTGCTAAAGCGATTTGAGCAGCTTCTGTCGAACCCGCGCTCACTAATTCGGCGACACTTTCAGCTTGGGTTAAATCTATTCTACCATTGAGAAAAGCTCTGAGGGTAAATTCTCCTGGTTGAGCGATTTTTGCACCCAATGTAACGGTTAACTGTAAAACTCTTTGTACGGGAATAATTCCCCCATGACAGTGAAACTCCACTAAATCTTCTTTAGTATAAGACCGAGGAGCTTTCATAATCAATAATAAAGCTTCGTCGATGACTTCTTCAGTCTCGGGGTGACGTATATAACCATAGAGAATGCGATGACTTGACCAGATTTGTTTACCTGGAGTGTAGAATAGTTGTTGAGCTATTTCTAGAGCTTTTTCTCCCGAGACTCTGACAATACTAATACTTCCTTGTTGGGGAACTACAGCAGTAGCGATCGCCGTGATTGTGTGCATTTTAAGCTAACCCTTTAAAAATTCCTTGAGGACGTATAAATAAAATTAGAATCATTAGTATAATTGCTACTGCTAGTTTATATTCTGAACCCAACCAGGGTACACTTACTTCTTGAGCTACACCTATAACTAATGCACCGGCGATCGCTCCATAGGGGTTACCAATCCCTCCTAAAATTACCGACGCAAAGATAGGAAGAATCAAAAACCAACCTAAATTAGGACGAATTCCGTAGAGTAGTCCATACATTGATCCTGATAAAGCGACGAGAATTGCTGTAATTACCCAAGTACATAAAACAATAAATTCGACGTTGATTCCCGCTACTCTGGCTAAATCTACGTTATCAGCAACCGCGCGCATTCCTTTGCCAATTTTAGTTTTTCTGAGTAGAAAGTGTACCCCAATAATGGCTAAAATCGCCAAGACCATTACTATCACTCTTTCAAATACATAAAAGGGTAGATCAAAACCGAGAACATTAATCCTTTGCATAATGGGTATATTATAACTTTGGTTATTACTTCCCCAAATTAATAAAACACTACTACGTAAAAATAAAGCTAATCCAATAGAGATAATAATCAAAGAAGTAGGAGTTGCGCGACGATTGCGCATCGGTTTCCAGAGTATTTGTTCTGAGATTAACATAGCGATGATTGTCCCTACTATACCGATTAACAAAGCTAATCCGAGATTAACTCCCTTACTATTAGCAAACCAAGTAAAATAAGCTCCTAGAGTCATAAAATCTCCATGAGCAAAATTAGATAATTTCAAGATTCCATAGGTTAGGGTTAACCCAATCGCTGTTAAAGCAATGACACTCCCCACAGAAACACCATTAAATACTAATTGACCTATATTAAGATTGGCTGATGTCTGCGCTATAGTTACAATCATAATTATTAACTAAATGAATTTGTCGGACTATTTTTGCTGCTCAATAACTTTAGCATACTCTAAAGCTTCTCTTGCTGTGGTAATTTTTCCCTCAATTTGGGCTAGTTGAATTGCGGTTAATAATTCCCCGATTTGAGGACCTGGTTTAAGTTGTAAATGCTTAATTAAATCATTTCCTGTTACTAAGTTTCGAGGATGAGCAACTAAATCATCAGGGTTAGAATAGCGATTTAGTAAAAGAGTAATTAATTCTGTGTTGATTCCTTGAGTTAAAGCATAAGCAGCTAAAATAGGTAGATTTTTACCGATACCTAAGAAGAAAAAATATTGTTGAGCTAGGCTAAAATTATCTTGATTATTTTCTAAGTCAGCAAAGTGTGTTAATACTGATTTTATCCCTGTAAATACATCCCGAGAATA
The window above is part of the Gloeocapsa sp. DLM2.Bin57 genome. Proteins encoded here:
- the mnmE gene encoding tRNA uridine-5-carboxymethylaminomethyl(34) synthesis GTPase MnmE — encoded protein: MHTITAIATAVVPQQGSISIVRVSGEKALEIAQQLFYTPGKQIWSSHRILYGYIRHPETEEVIDEALLLIMKAPRSYTKEDLVEFHCHGGIIPVQRVLQLTVTLGAKIAQPGEFTLRAFLNGRIDLTQAESVAELVSAGSTEAAQIALAGLQGKLGKPIAHLRSTCLDILAEIEARIDFEEDLPPLEIEGIKQQLDQVYTEVKEILSTADKGELLRNGLKVAIVGRPNVGKSSLLNAWSRCDRAIVTDLPGTTRDVIESQLVVQGIPVQVLDTAGIRDTSDTVERIGVERSRLAAATADLILLTIDGSDGWTTEDEEIYTQVKHRPLILVINKSDLVPAHTVVYPESINYTIATAATQNQGIEDLENIIVKLAQENQIKAANLEFALNQRQAEVLTRAKISLAHVLETIEAELPLDFWTIDLRTAVQALGEITGEEVTESVLDRIFSRFCIGK
- a CDS encoding branched-chain amino acid ABC transporter permease; its protein translation is MIVTIAQTSANLNIGQLVFNGVSVGSVIALTAIGLTLTYGILKLSNFAHGDFMTLGAYFTWFANSKGVNLGLALLIGIVGTIIAMLISEQILWKPMRNRRATPTSLIIISIGLALFLRSSVLLIWGSNNQSYNIPIMQRINVLGFDLPFYVFERVIVMVLAILAIIGVHFLLRKTKIGKGMRAVADNVDLARVAGINVEFIVLCTWVITAILVALSGSMYGLLYGIRPNLGWFLILPIFASVILGGIGNPYGAIAGALVIGVAQEVSVPWLGSEYKLAVAIILMILILFIRPQGIFKGLA